A single region of the Chthonomonadales bacterium genome encodes:
- the fliN gene encoding flagellar motor switch protein FliN: protein MPEMSPPEVAAFAGTMGAIADALALAMSEQLNAAVLLDPPVVTLQPVDSLMNGTNPVLQTTFSYPNICPDEGVLAFAGAEAGVLADLAGGGDGSGPPMTIMDEHMARLADVMNGIVQGLGAALGNRSNLAVFPGPSATAIEPLTLPPAFAVADQGVNVEIAYHIEGTLDGAIRMLVTPDWVRALSPVGIDEPLAGTDAPAEPRAQAAFEPYAAPGNGAPAMPRGIDLIMDIPLDVTVELGRVRMLIKDVLALSAGSIVELERVAGEPVDLLVNGRLVAKGEVVVIDDNFGIRITEIIGPADRMAALAKV, encoded by the coding sequence ATGCCTGAGATGTCACCCCCGGAGGTCGCCGCGTTTGCCGGGACGATGGGCGCCATCGCGGACGCCCTGGCCCTCGCCATGAGCGAGCAACTCAACGCGGCCGTCCTGCTCGACCCGCCCGTCGTCACGCTCCAGCCGGTGGATTCCCTGATGAACGGCACGAATCCCGTGCTGCAGACGACGTTCTCGTACCCGAACATCTGCCCCGACGAGGGCGTGCTGGCGTTCGCCGGCGCGGAGGCCGGGGTACTCGCGGACCTTGCCGGCGGCGGTGACGGCTCGGGCCCGCCGATGACCATCATGGACGAGCACATGGCGCGCCTGGCGGACGTGATGAACGGCATCGTCCAGGGGCTTGGCGCGGCGCTCGGCAACCGGTCCAACCTGGCCGTATTCCCCGGCCCGAGCGCCACGGCCATCGAGCCGCTCACCCTTCCCCCCGCCTTCGCGGTGGCCGACCAGGGGGTGAACGTCGAGATCGCCTACCACATCGAGGGGACCCTCGACGGGGCGATCCGGATGCTGGTCACGCCGGACTGGGTACGCGCACTCTCGCCAGTCGGCATCGACGAACCGCTGGCCGGCACCGATGCCCCCGCCGAGCCACGCGCGCAGGCGGCGTTCGAGCCGTACGCCGCCCCCGGCAACGGCGCCCCCGCGATGCCGCGCGGCATCGACCTGATCATGGACATCCCGCTGGACGTTACGGTGGAGCTGGGGCGCGTGCGCATGCTCATCAAGGACGTCCTGGCGCTCTCCGCGGGCTCCATCGTCGAGCTCGAGCGCGTGGCCGGCGAGCCGGTCGACCTGCTCGTGAACGGGCGGCTGGTGGCCAAGGGCGAGGTCGTGGTGATCGACGACAACTTCGGCATCCGCATCACCGAGATCATCGGTCCCGCCGACCGAATGGCCGCGCTCGCGAAGGTCTGA